One part of the Mya arenaria isolate MELC-2E11 chromosome 3, ASM2691426v1 genome encodes these proteins:
- the LOC128227633 gene encoding BTB/POZ domain-containing protein KCTD7-like — MDGQEKHKFPPIIELNVGGRFFTTTHLTLTKCPDNMLSAMFSGKYSVIRDKDGRYFIDADGDNFIHILNYLRYGDIPSQRIAEAVYREATYFGIHGLVDELEKYPQILAKIQRNNYRNQFPGFGDCLDTVINVSSQTASSETTEVILLLYKKENEPNNEDFNLNHVCLCKHPHSDRNSTFDAKLGPWKAESCEKDVLNCLMFDLTSQGFVVTAKALGQCKYGHEDEKCAKMFFSLCFYWWK; from the coding sequence TTCCCACCCATTATTGAGCTTAATGTAGGTGGAAGGTTTTTTACCACCACACACCTTACCCTTACCAAATGTCCTGATAACATGCTGTCAGCCATGTTCAGTGGCAAATATTCTGTAATCAGAGACAAGGACGGCAGATATTTCATTGATGCCGATGGAGACAACTTTATTCACATTCTTAACTATTTGCGCTATGGAGATATTCCGTCCCAGAGGATAGCAGAAGCTGTTTATCGTGAGGCAACATACTTTGGAATTCATGGTCTTGTTGATGAGTTGGAAAAATATCCTCAAATTCTTGCAAAGATTCAAAGAAACAATTATCGTAACCAGTTCCCTGGTTTTGGGGACTGTTTAGACACAGTGATAAACGTCTCTAGTCAAACAGCCTCATCAGAAACCACTGAGGTTATTTTACTTCTTTATAAGAAAGAAAATGAGCCCAACAACGAAGATTTTAACCTCAATCATGTTTGCCTTTGTAAACATCCACACTCAGACAGGAATTCAACATTTGATGCCAAACTGGGACCATGGAAGGCTGAGAGTTGTGAAAAAGATGTTCTCAATTGCTTAATGTTTGACCTAACATCCCAGGGATTTGTCGTCACTGCCAAGGCTCTGGGTCAATGTAAATATGGACATGAAGATGAAAAATGTGCCAAAATGTTCTTTAGTTTATGCTTCTATTGGTGGAAGTGA
- the LOC128227631 gene encoding rRNA N6-adenosine-methyltransferase ZCCHC4-like encodes MAVNTGNIDVIIDNKEKEPPKCAHGPTLLFSRFDQNSGTERRFYACSAFRDRKACPFFQWADDKTKTSQEHQKCLRVPSLWPSMNHKCLRKRFLIVKRLDPSQRQLCTDCGLLLLPGEAEQHEGQGHNIVTGIKNVQLKHPTELFTPLDDNKTFAQYLFSPNTVEFVLETLTAQKATHVLCIGCPRIHEAIQCIKDGSMDSLLMDLDHRYLQMYSPKKLLQYNMLNHHFFAGETDRSTYEGFLGAGKVAVVIDPPFGIMVEALSHTLDRLQQDWRAHADLPGTGEETKLPVFWFFPYFMEQRVIDTCPTLAMLDYKVDYVNHALFRGEGGRKKGSPVRIFTNIPAKQITLPADEGYWYCGDCERFSSLENKHCDLCKACTTKDGCTYRHCDRCGRCVKPSRVHCDTCNVCDIPTHSCSKPRSIGCHICGKVGHKRRECPDKGGPHEQSLGRKGKRKMRTDMKANSRDRKKRRETKMDSVQ; translated from the exons ATGGCTGTCAACACCGGGAATATTGATGTTATCATTGATAATAAGGAGAAAGAACCACCTAAATGTGCACATG gACCAACGCTGTTGTTTTCACGATTTGACCAGAACTCAGGAACAGAACGAAGGTTTTATGCGTGTTCAGCTTTTCGAGACAGAAAGGCATGTCCATTCTTCCAGTGGGCGGATGACAAGACGAAAACCAGTCAAGAACACCAAAAATGCTTGCGTGTGCCATCCCTTTGGCCTTCGATGAATCACAAATGTTTGAGAAAAAG GTTCCTTATTGTGAAGCGGCTGGATCCCTCTCAAAGGCAGCTCTGCACAGACTGTGGATTGTTGTTGCTGCCAGGTGAAGCAGAGCAAcatgaaggtcaaggtcacaacattGTAACCGGAATAAAAAATGTCCAGCTGAAACATCCAACGGAACTCTTTACTCCTCTAGATGACAACAAAACTTTTGCT CAATATTTATTCAGCCCAAACACAGTGGAGTTTGTACTGGAGACTCTAACAGCTCAGAAAGCAACACATGTACTTTGCATTGGATGTCCTAG AATTCATGAAGCAATACAGTGTATAAAAGATGGCTCTATGGATAGTCTTCTCATGGATCTAGACCATAGATAT CTGCAGATGTATTCACCTAAAAAGTTACTCCAGTACAACATGTTGAACCATCATTTCTTTGCTGGGGAAACAGACCGGTCCACCTATGAGGGGTTTCTGGGGGCAGGAAAGGTTGCTGTGGTGATAGATCCGCCCTTTGGTATCATGGTAGAGGCTCTGTCACATACACTGGACCGGCTGCAGCAGGACTGGAGGGCACACGCAG ATCTACCAGGTACTGGGGAAGAGACGAAGCTGCCTGTATTCTGGTTTTTCCCGTACTTTATGGAGCAGAGGGTTATAGACACCTGTCCAACACTCGCTATGCTGGACTACAAG GTGGACTATGTAAATCACGCCCTGTTCCGTGGAGAAGGAGGCCGAAAGAAGGGCTCCCCAGTCCGCATCTTTACCAACATTCCTGCTAAACAGATCACTCTGCCTGCTGATGAGGGATATTG GTACTGTGGAGATTGTGAACGCTTCAGCAGCCTGGAGAACAAGCACTGTGACCTGTGTAAGGCTTGTACCACAAAG GATGGTTGTACCTACCGTCACTGCGACAGATGTGGGCGCTGTGTGAAGCCATCTCGAGTCCACTGTGACACCTGTAATGTCTGCGATATTCCCACTCACAGCTGCTCCAAACCCAGAAGTATAG GTTGCCATATCTGTGGGAAAGTTGGTCACAAGAGGAGAGAATGCCCTGACAAGGGTGGCCCACACGAACAATCTCTCGGCAG AAAAGGGAAGAGAAAGATGAGAACAGACATGAAGGCAAACAGCAGAGATAGAAAGAAAAGAAGAGAGACGAAGATGGATAGTGTACAATAG